A region of Cyprinus carpio isolate SPL01 unplaced genomic scaffold, ASM1834038v1 S000006473, whole genome shotgun sequence DNA encodes the following proteins:
- the LOC109047093 gene encoding transcription factor Sox-8-like, with product MTEEQERSSAEPPPPCSPAGSCSSVSAEESDSDAPPSPAGSTSHASLIIPGMGKKLEDEDERFPACIRDAVSQVLKGYDWSLVPMPARGSGAHKSKPHVKRPMNAFMVWAQAARRKLADQYPHLHNAELSKTLGKLWRLLTENEKRPFVEEAERLRVQHKKDHPDYKYQPRRRKSVKPGQGESELTHHVYKAEAGMGRLAGPVTDHTGQPHGPPTPPTTPKTDLPHGAKQDPKHEGRRLLDGTRQNIDFSNVDISELSTDVISNMESFDVHEFDQYLPPSGQPLSSDGSYAASYSHPASSGASWSRKGPVASSSPGTSDGSQHRAHIKTEQLSPSHYSEHSAEYGVYSAHACAASFPSTQCDYTDYYSPYPSYPSGLYQYPYFHSSRRPYGSNLLNSLSIPPSHSPSASWDPPVYTTLSRP from the exons ATGACAGAGGAGCAGGAGAGGTCCAGCGCAGAGCCGCCGCCCCCGTGCAGTCCGGCCGGCTCGTGCAGCTCCGTGTCTGCGGAAGAGTCGGACTCTGACGCGCCTCCGTCTCCCGCTGGATCTACCAGCCACGCGTCGCTCATCATCCCGGGAATGGGCAAGAAGCTGGAGGACGAGGACGAGCGCTTCCCGGCGTGTATCAGGGACGCGGTGTCTCAGGTGCTGAAGGGCTACGACTGGTCTTTAGTGCCCATGCCGGCGCGCGGCAGCGGCGCGCACAAGAGCAAGCCGCACGTCAAGAGACCCATGAACGCGTTTATGGTTTGGGCTCAAGCGGCGCGCAGGAAACTGGCGGACCAGTATCCACACCTGCACAACGCCGAGCTCAGCAAGACCCTCGGCAAACTCTGGAG GCTGCTGACGGAGAACGAAAAGAGACCGTTTGTGGAGGAAGCCGAAAGACTGCgagttcagcacaagaaagatcACCCGGATTACAAATACCAGCCGAGGCGACGGAAGAGTGTGAAGCCCGGTCAGGGCGAGTCCGAGCTGACCCATCACGTGTATAAAGCTGAGGCTGGGATGGGGCGACTGGCGGGTCCAGTCACTGATCATACAG GTCAGCCTCATGGACCCCCGACACCCCCTACAACGCCCAAAACAGACCTCCCTCACGGAGCAAAGCAAGATCCCAAGCATGAAGGAAGACGCTTGCTCGACGGCACGCGACAGAACATCGACTTCAGCAACGTGGACATCTCCGAGCTCAGCACAGACGTCATCAGCAACATGGAAAGCTTCGACGTGCACGAGTTCGACCAGTACTTGCCTCCGAGTGGCCAGCCTCTGAGCTCCGATGGCTCGTACGCTGCGTCCTACAGCCACCCGGCAAGCAGCGGGGCCTCCTGGAGCCGCAAGGGGCCCGTGGCGTCCTCATCGCCTGGCACCAGCGACGGCAGCCAGCACAGAGCTCACATTAAAACTGAGCAGCTGAGCCCGAGTCACTACAGCGAGCACTCGGCCGAGTACGGCGTCTACAGCGCTCACGCATGCGCCGCCTCGTTCCCCAGCACTCAGTGCGACTATACAGACTACTACAGCCCCTACCCCAGCTACCCCTCCGGCCTCTACCAGTACCCCTACTTCCACTCCTCCCGGAGGCCGTACGGGAGCAACCTCCTCAACAGCCTGTCCATCCCGCCCTCCCACAGTCCCTCGGCCAGCTGGGATCCGCCGGTGTACACCACGCTCTCCAGGCCGTGA